From one Pseudactinotalea sp. HY158 genomic stretch:
- a CDS encoding bifunctional UDP-sugar hydrolase/5'-nucleotidase has protein sequence MRLGTMTAGRASWRGPAAALGVAALALAGVATAVPAAADIDGDTLTVDLVGVNDFHGRIDEGLKVSTDADGTVTIADENTGAAARLAAAVEDVRADNADTVFVGAGDLFGASTFTSMIGDDIPTTDVFNAMGLDVSSVGNHEFDQGIATLKERIDGTGDFAGHALDWPYLGANVYDESTGDPALQEYDVIETANGASIAFIGVVTQETPSLVTPAGIAGLDFGDPADAVDRVIEENTEVADADAIVVLIHDGGANAAAVTDTATHFGRFVQDMADRGDIAGIFSGHTHVMYEVAVDGMPVIQTGSFGANLGRITLSFAVTGSGDTRELSLSGAASDMIPLSWKDDEGATVYYPVPEGNDVVDAVKDVVRTAVEAAEELGGQVIGHVSDDLNRAVQSEVDAETGEPIENRGGESTIGNLIADAQIWAIDEQAATDDLPVVAFMNPGGIRTDIKYGTDGTVTYKQAATVQPFANTLNTFDLTGAQIKQVLEEQWQPEGASRPFLKLGLSGMWYFYDPAAPTGEHITYVEIGGEQLDPDATYRVVANNFLASGGDNFTTLGEGADYADSGIVDLAAFVDYFKAAEAAGEVVTPDYDQRAIGVHWNTSQEDTYRVGEEISLDLSSMLFSTNEPKPEVLGLALVNPDTEETVDLGTTPLDPSIVDTTDEVGRAQVRLTVPEIDGLGEDPQAWRLQVTDAVNGYSVWFGVALTAAAASPTPTDTASPTPTPTTSATPAPTPSVTVPGGSMPDTGADVDLAAIVGVLLLLNGAAAVAVARRRRSSARD, from the coding sequence ATGAGACTCGGCACCATGACGGCCGGTCGCGCATCGTGGCGCGGACCGGCGGCGGCCCTCGGGGTCGCAGCACTGGCCCTCGCGGGCGTGGCCACCGCGGTTCCCGCGGCGGCGGACATCGACGGGGACACCCTCACGGTCGACCTCGTCGGCGTCAACGACTTCCACGGGCGGATCGACGAGGGCCTCAAGGTCTCCACCGATGCCGACGGCACCGTGACGATCGCGGACGAGAACACGGGGGCGGCCGCCAGGCTCGCCGCGGCCGTCGAGGACGTCCGGGCCGACAACGCCGACACGGTCTTCGTCGGCGCCGGCGACCTCTTCGGAGCCTCGACGTTCACCTCGATGATCGGCGACGACATCCCCACGACCGACGTCTTCAACGCCATGGGGCTCGACGTCTCCTCGGTCGGCAACCACGAGTTCGACCAGGGGATAGCCACGCTGAAGGAGCGGATCGACGGCACGGGGGACTTCGCCGGCCACGCGCTCGACTGGCCCTACCTCGGCGCCAACGTCTACGACGAGAGCACAGGGGACCCGGCGCTGCAGGAATACGACGTGATCGAGACCGCCAACGGCGCGAGCATCGCGTTCATCGGGGTCGTCACCCAGGAGACGCCCTCGCTCGTGACCCCGGCGGGGATCGCCGGCCTGGACTTCGGCGACCCGGCCGACGCCGTCGACCGGGTGATCGAGGAGAACACCGAGGTGGCGGACGCGGACGCGATCGTCGTCCTCATCCACGACGGCGGCGCGAACGCCGCCGCGGTGACGGACACGGCCACCCACTTCGGGCGATTCGTGCAGGACATGGCCGACCGCGGCGACATCGCGGGAATCTTCTCCGGCCACACCCACGTCATGTACGAGGTCGCCGTCGACGGCATGCCGGTGATCCAGACCGGCTCCTTCGGTGCGAACCTCGGCCGGATCACGCTGTCGTTCGCCGTCACCGGCAGCGGCGACACCCGGGAGCTCAGCCTCTCCGGGGCCGCGAGCGACATGATCCCGCTCTCCTGGAAGGACGACGAGGGCGCGACCGTCTACTACCCGGTGCCCGAGGGCAACGACGTGGTCGACGCGGTCAAGGACGTCGTGCGGACCGCGGTCGAGGCGGCCGAGGAATTGGGCGGTCAGGTCATCGGCCACGTGAGCGACGACCTCAACCGCGCCGTGCAGAGCGAGGTGGATGCCGAGACCGGCGAACCGATCGAGAACCGGGGTGGGGAGTCGACGATCGGCAACCTCATCGCCGATGCCCAGATCTGGGCGATCGACGAGCAGGCGGCCACGGACGACCTGCCGGTCGTCGCGTTCATGAACCCCGGCGGCATTCGCACCGACATCAAGTACGGCACCGACGGCACGGTCACCTACAAGCAGGCCGCCACCGTGCAGCCGTTCGCGAACACGCTCAACACATTCGATCTCACCGGCGCCCAGATCAAGCAGGTGCTCGAGGAGCAGTGGCAGCCTGAGGGCGCCAGCCGCCCGTTCCTCAAGCTCGGCCTGTCCGGCATGTGGTACTTCTACGATCCGGCCGCCCCGACGGGCGAGCACATCACCTACGTCGAGATCGGCGGCGAACAGCTCGACCCCGACGCCACCTACCGGGTCGTGGCCAACAACTTCCTCGCCTCGGGCGGCGACAACTTCACCACCCTCGGCGAGGGGGCGGACTACGCCGACTCCGGCATCGTGGATCTCGCGGCGTTCGTCGACTATTTCAAGGCCGCCGAGGCGGCGGGCGAGGTGGTCACGCCGGACTACGACCAGCGCGCGATCGGGGTGCACTGGAACACGAGCCAGGAGGACACCTACCGGGTGGGGGAGGAGATCTCCCTCGACCTGTCCTCGATGCTGTTCAGCACGAACGAGCCGAAGCCCGAGGTGCTCGGCCTGGCGCTCGTCAACCCCGACACGGAGGAGACGGTCGACCTCGGCACCACCCCGCTCGACCCGAGCATCGTCGACACCACCGACGAGGTCGGCCGGGCCCAGGTGCGCCTCACGGTGCCCGAGATCGACGGGCTCGGCGAGGATCCGCAGGCCTGGCGCCTGCAGGTGACCGACGCGGTCAACGGGTACTCGGTCTGGTTCGGCGTCGCCCTCACCGCCGCCGCGGCGAGCCCGACCCCGACGGACACCGCCTCGCCGACGCCGACGCCGACGACCTCGGCGACGCCGGCGCCGACACCCTCGGTCACCGTGCCGGGCGGTTCGATGCCCGACACGGGCGCGGATGTCGACCTCGCCGCGATCGTGGGAGTGCTGCTCCTGCTCAACGGCGCGGCCGCGGTCGCGGTGGCGCGCCGCCGCCGCAGCAGCGCCCGCGACTGA
- a CDS encoding GDSL-type esterase/lipase family protein, translating to MTAPRSLIALASAVGLLMGVTAVTAGATGPTAPPAAPPQAQAAAPAPTPSMTFGWGLNAEDRVFDGTAVLDRSVNVGLVDSLESGSFQVAFATTATDASTLLALSDTTRDDSHLTLGLDDAGRLTYRVVRAGAVLTDVVSPGAFNDGSPHLVQVAVAGSRVTIDVDASPVLSAAGTAFAAAVPGANSFTFGGRLSASDPVGTDLFTGTIWRVTAYDQPLGSADLAAQAGAKGIPAEAVLPDVGAVRNLLADPDADDTLVFTGDSITHGALWTFGWRSWSEHVDSYLRAEFPGAEHRVVNTAVSGNTARDILEDWTNRVSRWDPAAVTIMIGMNDVVHLGGASGIPTFREQLTEVATTIRTGGAIPIFATSEPIRGGDGGNRAAYSQYVAAVRQVAAEQRVFVVDMYTDWLRRNDGTVPAGWWGDSIHPGGQGHYEFARHFLRSVGLLDPASAFASLSVPPTSAPPVPATSLATELTSSQVGIAPGGTVTMTATVRPGDYPARGVELELTPDPALTVTGALETSPGAEVTQRGDGTYVVRSNSAIAAGSALTVELTATAPAAEHELVSTALATATNTVAAAQPVTLRQAVTTEPAERTRRPAQGRTQTYGWTFADPVLDGTTPVDQSLHISWIEGRREGSIQLYASTTSTGTGTLLSLGSSAHPGDSLAVGMDDGRVTYRVVSGGEVLADVRTESRYNDGNRHLISVGSQDGHLTIFVDAIPVLVEPGRAFVADIADLDRFVIGGLVAGDEVTDPFTGEIRRVSAWNVVLGTGALSSMGIDGATFAPADAAALRTLVDRDSTWLFTGDLGPGVPRTGGARDWVGHLEERQRWERTHRSSFVVDTTETSSTVAELLADYDRRIGDAGAGIVSIVTGAEASDVADYRADLITLIERVRTDGAVPILVLAQAGTDDGHLAAARAVAVTESVLLVDLGTDWLLRNQGHVPASWLGSPGDDPALTGIGAANAAGQYEFARTFGQALQTWDANANTGKIRFAPVSTLTADLTTTAATARSDSPVDLTATVTAGTAPVRDGVITVVTGPGLELTAAPESSLGTVVLGADGSYQVVLPSAVAPSTPVTISASARVDAPAGSVVWAGLEVSLANSAGLTADPRVQVAVVEGGGDEGGGDDGSEGTADADGTSDTGGTDGTDGTDGSDGTDSGTDGADSGTEGTSEIGGASDSDGADAGTDGTSGADDSEGTGGTGPAGSADTGGAGGSDASSDPDDGSASGGTADTGGTGGTGAHGTTDTEGLSAATAGGSGDTGAPAESSAGGASATESDADSGGASAAADDAREDRDREAGAAAPDAPSQVPPTQLSATGVQVGTVLLLAALTALAGIALAHARRRADG from the coding sequence ATGACAGCCCCCCGATCCCTTATCGCCCTGGCCTCGGCCGTCGGACTCCTGATGGGAGTCACCGCCGTCACCGCCGGCGCGACCGGCCCCACCGCGCCACCCGCCGCGCCCCCGCAGGCGCAGGCCGCCGCGCCGGCCCCCACGCCGTCCATGACGTTCGGCTGGGGCCTGAACGCCGAGGACCGGGTCTTCGACGGCACCGCCGTCCTCGACCGCAGCGTGAACGTCGGGCTGGTCGACTCCCTCGAGTCCGGTTCGTTCCAGGTCGCCTTCGCCACGACCGCCACGGACGCGAGCACGCTCCTGGCCCTGAGCGACACCACCCGCGACGACTCCCACCTCACACTCGGGCTCGACGACGCCGGCCGGCTCACCTACCGGGTGGTGCGGGCCGGAGCCGTGCTCACCGACGTGGTCTCCCCCGGGGCGTTCAACGACGGTTCACCACATCTCGTGCAGGTGGCCGTCGCGGGGAGCAGGGTGACGATCGACGTCGACGCCTCCCCCGTCCTCTCCGCCGCCGGCACCGCCTTCGCCGCCGCCGTGCCGGGCGCGAACTCCTTCACCTTCGGCGGGCGGCTCAGCGCCTCCGACCCGGTCGGCACCGACCTGTTCACGGGCACGATCTGGCGGGTCACCGCCTACGACCAGCCGCTCGGCTCGGCCGACCTGGCCGCCCAGGCGGGGGCCAAGGGCATTCCCGCCGAGGCCGTCCTGCCCGACGTCGGGGCCGTCCGCAACCTGCTCGCGGATCCCGATGCGGACGACACGCTCGTGTTCACCGGCGACTCGATCACCCACGGCGCGCTGTGGACCTTCGGCTGGAGGTCCTGGTCCGAACACGTCGACTCCTACCTCCGCGCGGAGTTCCCGGGCGCCGAGCACCGCGTGGTCAACACCGCCGTCTCCGGCAACACCGCCCGCGACATCCTCGAGGACTGGACGAACCGGGTGAGCCGATGGGACCCGGCCGCCGTCACGATCATGATCGGCATGAACGACGTCGTCCACCTCGGCGGCGCGAGCGGTATCCCGACGTTCCGGGAGCAGCTGACCGAGGTCGCGACCACGATCCGCACCGGCGGCGCGATCCCGATCTTCGCCACCTCCGAACCGATCCGCGGCGGCGACGGCGGCAACCGCGCGGCCTACTCGCAGTACGTCGCCGCCGTCCGCCAGGTGGCCGCCGAGCAGCGCGTCTTCGTCGTGGACATGTACACCGACTGGCTCCGCCGCAACGACGGCACTGTGCCGGCCGGCTGGTGGGGCGACTCGATCCACCCGGGCGGGCAGGGACACTACGAGTTCGCCCGGCACTTCCTCCGCTCCGTCGGGCTGCTCGACCCGGCGAGCGCCTTCGCCTCGCTGTCGGTGCCCCCGACCTCCGCCCCGCCCGTGCCCGCGACCTCGCTCGCGACCGAACTGACCAGCTCCCAGGTCGGGATCGCACCGGGCGGCACGGTCACGATGACGGCCACCGTGCGGCCCGGCGACTACCCCGCCCGCGGTGTCGAGTTGGAACTGACACCCGATCCGGCGCTCACGGTCACCGGGGCGCTCGAGACGAGCCCCGGCGCCGAGGTGACGCAGCGGGGAGACGGGACCTACGTCGTCCGTTCGAACAGCGCGATCGCGGCGGGATCCGCGCTCACGGTCGAGCTCACGGCGACGGCGCCCGCAGCCGAGCACGAGCTGGTCTCGACCGCGCTCGCCACGGCGACGAACACGGTGGCGGCCGCGCAGCCGGTCACGCTGCGGCAGGCGGTCACGACCGAGCCGGCCGAACGCACTCGGCGCCCGGCACAGGGCCGCACGCAGACCTACGGCTGGACGTTCGCCGATCCGGTCCTCGACGGCACCACCCCGGTGGATCAGAGCTTGCACATCTCCTGGATCGAGGGCCGGCGCGAGGGCTCCATCCAGCTGTACGCCTCGACCACGTCGACCGGCACGGGCACGCTGCTCAGCCTCGGCAGCTCCGCGCACCCGGGCGACTCCCTCGCCGTGGGTATGGACGACGGCCGCGTCACCTACCGGGTCGTGAGCGGCGGCGAGGTGCTCGCCGACGTGCGCACGGAATCGCGGTACAACGACGGGAACCGGCACCTCATCTCGGTCGGCAGCCAGGACGGCCACCTGACGATCTTCGTGGACGCGATCCCCGTGCTCGTGGAGCCGGGACGCGCGTTCGTGGCGGATATCGCCGACCTCGATCGGTTCGTCATCGGCGGCCTCGTGGCCGGCGACGAGGTGACGGACCCGTTCACGGGCGAGATCCGGCGGGTGTCCGCCTGGAACGTCGTGCTCGGCACGGGGGCGCTCAGCTCCATGGGCATCGACGGCGCCACGTTCGCCCCGGCGGACGCCGCCGCGCTGCGCACCCTGGTCGACCGGGACTCGACCTGGCTGTTCACCGGCGATCTCGGCCCGGGCGTGCCGCGCACGGGCGGTGCGCGGGACTGGGTCGGCCACCTCGAGGAGCGGCAGCGGTGGGAGCGGACTCACCGCTCGAGCTTCGTCGTGGACACGACGGAGACGTCGAGCACCGTGGCCGAGTTGCTCGCCGACTACGACCGCCGCATCGGGGATGCCGGAGCGGGGATCGTCTCGATCGTCACGGGCGCCGAGGCCTCGGACGTGGCGGACTACCGCGCCGACCTCATCACGCTCATCGAGCGGGTGCGCACGGACGGCGCCGTGCCGATCCTCGTGCTCGCCCAGGCGGGGACGGACGACGGCCACCTCGCCGCCGCGCGCGCGGTCGCCGTCACGGAGTCGGTGCTGCTCGTCGACCTCGGCACGGACTGGCTGCTCCGCAATCAGGGCCACGTCCCCGCCTCCTGGCTCGGCTCGCCCGGTGACGATCCGGCGCTCACCGGCATCGGCGCCGCGAACGCGGCCGGGCAGTACGAGTTCGCCCGCACGTTCGGCCAGGCGCTGCAGACGTGGGACGCGAACGCGAACACCGGGAAGATCAGGTTCGCGCCGGTGTCCACGCTCACCGCGGATCTGACGACGACGGCCGCGACCGCCCGCAGCGACTCCCCGGTCGACCTGACCGCGACCGTGACGGCCGGGACGGCCCCCGTCCGCGACGGCGTGATCACCGTCGTGACCGGTCCCGGACTGGAGTTGACCGCCGCCCCCGAGTCGAGCCTGGGTACGGTCGTTCTCGGCGCGGACGGCAGCTATCAGGTGGTGCTCCCGTCAGCGGTGGCGCCGAGCACGCCGGTGACGATCAGCGCCTCGGCACGGGTGGACGCGCCGGCGGGTTCGGTCGTGTGGGCGGGGCTCGAGGTGAGCCTGGCCAATTCCGCGGGCCTCACGGCCGATCCGCGCGTGCAGGTGGCCGTGGTCGAGGGCGGCGGGGACGAGGGCGGCGGGGACGACGGCTCGGAGGGCACGGCCGACGCCGACGGCACGTCCGATACCGGCGGAACCGACGGCACCGACGGCACCGACGGCAGTGACGGCACCGACTCGGGCACTGACGGGGCCGACTCGGGCACCGAAGGAACCTCCGAAATCGGCGGCGCCTCCGACAGCGACGGGGCCGACGCGGGCACCGACGGGACCAGTGGGGCCGACGACAGCGAGGGCACCGGCGGCACCGGCCCGGCCGGGTCGGCCGACACCGGCGGTGCTGGCGGGTCGGACGCCTCGTCCGACCCGGATGACGGCTCGGCGTCCGGCGGTACCGCCGACACCGGCGGAACCGGCGGAACCGGCGCCCACGGGACGACCGACACCGAAGGTCTGAGCGCCGCGACCGCGGGTGGCTCCGGTGACACCGGGGCGCCGGCGGAGTCGAGTGCCGGTGGAGCCTCGGCCACGGAATCGGACGCGGATTCCGGCGGTGCGTCCGCAGCCGCTGACGACGCGCGCGAGGATCGCGACCGGGAGGCCGGTGCCGCCGCACCGGACGCCCCGAGCCAGGTTCCTCCCACTCAGTTGTCCGCGACGGGCGTCCAGGTGGGCACAGTCCTCCTCCTGGCCGCACTGACGGCCCTGGCGGGGATCGCACTCGCGCATGCGAGGCGCCGCGCCGACGGCTGA
- a CDS encoding S9 family peptidase yields the protein MTPDQLALIRTLGTPAPHPDGGWAAVAVTGADLAADAYRSRLWRVDLATGDLTPLTHGELDTAPVCSPDGRRLAFLRAGADGLPQVAVMPTGGGEPLVLTDHECGVSGPLRFSADSTRLAYAARVPEPGRYGTDAAVDAHAEPPRHITHLDYRAEGTGFHLDRPERVFTLTLPGPLDPQADPQADPAPLDDVARPARAGAPTRPVAVTSGAGAFRAPIWFGEDLLALREVRGAHHCELVRIRPDGTASVVDTGAWIVGGLVRDLTHERRVWLLLADYGPDRTDFIGKRAALASADLVGTELIDLRVHTDPQAGGLVADGFCAVQGGVVIARERRGSVELLRYDGELTSMLSGPVTVTSAAGIGTSAGALAVAAGIGSAGDLWHIGADGEARQVTDLSARLRREAGVFTPAELEVSAADGYPVHGWVTQPAGEGPHPVLLLIHGGPHAAYSPTYFDEVQAYTAAGYAVVFCNPRGSASYGQAHGRATIGGWGRLDAQDVLAFLDGALAAHPRLDPGRVGVMGGSYGGYLTAWLTTIDHRWHGAIVERGFLDPVSFEGSSDIGWFFGLQYLGSDPELVAAQSPMAAIGRVRTPTLVIHSEHDWRCPLEQGQRWFVGLKRRGVPAEFLLFPGEGHELSRSGRPAHRRARFDHILAWWQRHLPVTEGAARS from the coding sequence ATGACGCCCGACCAGCTCGCGCTCATCCGCACCCTCGGCACGCCCGCCCCGCACCCGGACGGCGGCTGGGCCGCGGTGGCCGTCACCGGCGCGGACCTGGCGGCGGACGCCTACCGCAGCCGGCTCTGGCGGGTCGACCTCGCGACCGGCGATCTCACCCCGCTCACCCACGGCGAGCTCGACACGGCCCCGGTCTGCTCGCCGGACGGTCGCCGGCTCGCCTTCTTGCGCGCCGGTGCGGACGGCCTGCCGCAGGTCGCGGTCATGCCGACCGGCGGCGGCGAGCCGCTCGTGCTCACCGATCACGAGTGCGGGGTGAGTGGTCCGCTGCGGTTCTCCGCGGATTCGACCCGGCTCGCCTACGCGGCGCGCGTTCCCGAACCGGGCCGCTACGGAACCGACGCGGCGGTCGATGCCCACGCCGAGCCGCCCCGGCACATCACCCACCTCGACTACCGCGCCGAGGGCACCGGCTTCCACCTCGACCGGCCCGAGCGCGTGTTCACCCTCACCCTGCCCGGCCCGCTCGATCCCCAGGCCGATCCGCAGGCCGATCCAGCGCCTCTGGACGACGTCGCCCGCCCCGCGCGCGCCGGCGCACCCACCCGACCGGTCGCCGTCACGAGCGGGGCCGGTGCGTTCCGGGCGCCGATCTGGTTCGGCGAGGATCTGCTCGCGCTGCGCGAGGTGCGCGGCGCGCACCATTGCGAGCTCGTGCGCATCCGCCCGGACGGCACGGCGAGCGTGGTCGACACCGGTGCGTGGATCGTCGGCGGCCTCGTGCGCGACCTCACGCACGAGCGGCGCGTCTGGCTGCTGCTCGCCGACTACGGGCCGGACCGCACCGACTTCATCGGCAAGCGGGCCGCGCTCGCCTCCGCGGACCTCGTGGGCACGGAACTGATCGACCTTCGGGTCCACACGGACCCGCAGGCCGGCGGGCTCGTCGCGGACGGATTCTGCGCCGTCCAGGGAGGAGTCGTGATCGCCCGGGAGCGCCGGGGAAGCGTCGAGCTGCTCCGCTACGACGGCGAGCTCACGAGCATGCTCTCCGGCCCCGTCACGGTCACGTCGGCCGCGGGGATCGGGACCTCGGCGGGCGCGCTTGCGGTCGCCGCCGGGATCGGCTCGGCCGGCGACCTGTGGCACATCGGGGCCGACGGCGAGGCCCGCCAGGTGACCGACCTGTCGGCACGGCTGCGCCGGGAGGCGGGCGTGTTCACACCGGCCGAACTCGAGGTGAGCGCCGCGGACGGCTACCCGGTCCACGGTTGGGTGACCCAGCCGGCGGGCGAGGGCCCCCACCCCGTGCTCCTGCTCATCCACGGCGGGCCCCACGCCGCCTACTCGCCCACCTACTTCGACGAGGTCCAGGCCTACACGGCGGCGGGCTATGCCGTCGTGTTCTGCAACCCCCGCGGCTCCGCCTCCTACGGGCAGGCACACGGGCGCGCCACGATCGGCGGCTGGGGGCGGCTCGACGCGCAGGATGTGCTCGCCTTCCTCGACGGCGCCCTCGCCGCCCACCCCCGGCTCGACCCGGGCCGGGTCGGCGTCATGGGCGGCTCCTACGGCGGCTACCTCACGGCCTGGCTCACGACGATCGACCACCGCTGGCACGGCGCGATCGTCGAGCGCGGATTCCTCGACCCGGTCTCCTTCGAGGGATCGAGCGATATCGGCTGGTTCTTCGGGCTGCAGTACCTGGGCAGCGACCCGGAGCTCGTGGCCGCGCAGTCGCCGATGGCCGCGATCGGCCGGGTGCGCACGCCCACGCTCGTCATCCACTCCGAGCACGACTGGCGCTGCCCCCTCGAACAGGGGCAGCGCTGGTTCGTCGGGCTCAAACGGCGGGGCGTGCCCGCCGAGTTCCTTCTCTTCCCGGGCGAGGGCCACGAACTCTCCCGGTCCGGGCGGCCGGCGCACCGCCGCGCCCGGTTCGACCACATCCTCGCGTGGTGGCAGCGCCACCTGCCGGTGACCGAAGGAGCCGCACGATCATGA
- a CDS encoding IS1380 family transposase yields MQLSHVSSVRFDDPNLVGVAGLVPVMALAERAGLSALVGEHLSLSGAGSANPGAKVLALVAGMTAGADSIDDMDLLRHGGMGKLFQDARAPSTLGTFLRAFTFGHVRQLDAIASRFLTRLAGQAPVLAGAGQIAYVDIDDTIKETYGYAKQGAGYGYNKVKGLNALIATVATPVAAPVIVGTRLRRGPANSARGAGKFVADSLAAARTAGAGGVVILRADSAYYSREVAAAAGRAGAHFSLTARMNPAITAAITSIDAQAWTPIRYPNAIWDEDEGRLISDAQVAEIPFTAFTSRPKAEHISARLIVRRVKRLNPAATRAGQDELFATYRYHAVFTDSPLSMLEAEKAHRAHAIIEGVHADLRASALAHAPSGKFTANAAWLVLAAIAFNLTRAAGTLASLFHARATTATIRDHLIRVPARIASSARRLIMHLPRNWAHQGPWEALYVAACGPPPAPAT; encoded by the coding sequence CGGGCAGCGCGAACCCAGGGGCGAAGGTGTTGGCGCTGGTCGCGGGTATGACCGCGGGGGCCGACTCCATCGATGACATGGACCTGTTGCGCCACGGCGGGATGGGCAAATTGTTCCAGGATGCGCGTGCGCCCTCGACGCTGGGCACGTTCCTACGCGCGTTCACCTTCGGGCATGTCCGCCAGCTCGACGCGATCGCCTCCCGCTTCCTGACCCGTCTGGCCGGGCAGGCCCCGGTGCTGGCCGGTGCCGGTCAGATCGCCTACGTCGATATCGACGACACGATCAAGGAGACCTACGGGTACGCCAAGCAGGGCGCCGGGTACGGCTACAACAAGGTCAAGGGCCTCAACGCGCTGATCGCGACCGTGGCCACCCCGGTGGCCGCGCCGGTGATCGTGGGCACGCGGCTACGCCGGGGCCCGGCCAACAGTGCACGCGGGGCGGGCAAGTTCGTCGCCGATTCCCTCGCCGCCGCCCGGACGGCCGGCGCCGGCGGGGTGGTGATCCTGCGCGCCGATTCGGCCTACTACAGCCGTGAGGTGGCCGCCGCGGCGGGCCGGGCCGGTGCCCACTTCTCGTTGACCGCGCGGATGAACCCGGCGATCACGGCCGCGATCACCAGCATCGACGCGCAGGCCTGGACCCCGATCCGGTACCCGAACGCGATCTGGGACGAAGACGAGGGCCGGTTGATCTCTGATGCCCAGGTCGCCGAGATCCCCTTCACCGCGTTCACCTCCCGTCCCAAGGCCGAGCACATCAGCGCACGGCTGATCGTGCGCCGCGTCAAACGGCTCAACCCCGCAGCCACCAGGGCCGGGCAGGACGAACTGTTCGCCACCTACCGGTACCACGCCGTCTTCACCGACTCGCCCCTGAGCATGCTCGAGGCCGAGAAGGCCCACCGCGCCCACGCCATCATCGAGGGCGTCCACGCCGATCTACGCGCCTCGGCCCTGGCCCACGCGCCCTCGGGCAAGTTCACCGCGAATGCGGCCTGGCTCGTGCTGGCCGCGATCGCGTTCAACCTCACCCGCGCCGCCGGGACCCTGGCCTCCCTCTTCCACGCCCGGGCCACCACCGCGACCATCCGAGACCACCTCATCCGCGTCCCCGCCCGGATCGCGTCCTCGGCACGACGGCTGATCATGCACCTACCCCGGAACTGGGCCCACCAAGGCCCCTGGGAAGCGCTCTATGTCGCTGCCTGCGGGCCACCCCCAGCCCCGGCGACCTGA
- a CDS encoding carboxymuconolactone decarboxylase family protein gives MSIRRVNPAHAAEAFAASERLGEEAKTAALAAGLDLRAIELIRLRCSQLNGCAMCLKAHTAAALAAGETVERIGVLTAWRETRYFSDVERACLELAEAVTLVAQRHLDDDGYTALAAVLAPEQISAATWVAIAINDSNRIWIHADRPVHPPREQPSGS, from the coding sequence ATGAGCATCCGCCGAGTGAATCCCGCCCACGCCGCCGAGGCGTTCGCCGCGAGCGAGCGGCTGGGGGAGGAGGCGAAGACCGCCGCGCTCGCCGCCGGCCTCGACCTGCGCGCGATCGAACTCATCCGGCTGCGCTGCTCCCAGCTCAACGGCTGCGCCATGTGCCTCAAGGCGCACACCGCCGCGGCGCTCGCGGCCGGCGAGACCGTCGAACGCATCGGCGTGCTCACGGCGTGGCGCGAGACCCGCTACTTCTCCGACGTCGAGCGGGCGTGCCTCGAGCTGGCCGAGGCGGTCACCCTGGTCGCGCAGCGGCATCTGGACGACGACGGCTACACGGCCCTCGCGGCGGTGCTCGCCCCCGAGCAGATCAGCGCGGCCACCTGGGTCGCGATCGCGATCAACGACTCCAACCGGATCTGGATCCACGCCGACCGGCCGGTGCACCCGCCGCGGGAGCAGCCCTCCGGGTCGTGA
- a CDS encoding nitroreductase family deazaflavin-dependent oxidoreductase — MPLEGTYEPSSDPAAAWAREQAELYEGSGGTKGTTLHGRPVVLVTSIGARSGRLRKTPVMRVEHEGEYAVIASKGGAPNHPAWYHNLVAHPQVELQDGADRHDYIAREVSDPERARWWARAVDAFPPYASYQEKTDRLIPVFVLTRMSD; from the coding sequence ATGCCACTCGAGGGAACCTACGAACCGAGTTCGGATCCGGCCGCGGCCTGGGCGCGTGAGCAGGCGGAGCTCTACGAGGGCTCCGGCGGGACGAAGGGCACGACCCTGCACGGGCGCCCGGTCGTGCTCGTCACGTCGATCGGCGCCCGATCGGGCCGGTTGCGCAAGACGCCGGTCATGCGCGTCGAACACGAGGGCGAGTATGCGGTGATCGCCTCCAAGGGCGGCGCGCCGAACCACCCGGCCTGGTACCACAACCTCGTCGCGCATCCGCAGGTCGAACTGCAGGACGGCGCCGACCGGCACGACTACATCGCCCGGGAGGTCTCCGACCCCGAGCGCGCCCGCTGGTGGGCCCGCGCCGTCGACGCCTTCCCGCCCTACGCGTCCTACCAGGAGAAGACCGACCGGCTCATCCCGGTCTTCGTGCTCACCCGGATGAGCGACTGA